The genomic region CTCAGCATTAAAACCTGCCCCCCTCTGTATCCTCATCTCGCGCCGCACTCCTTCGTCAGAGTCGATTCGCATGCGCTGCCATGCTGCTTGGACTGGATCCTGCTCTATTGAAACAACCATATCAACAGAGGAGGTGGCTTCAGTAGCAGGATATCCCTGGAAACAGGATCAATTCAGACCACCAAAGGAGAATATCTGATGAGTAAAAGATCGGTACCAAAGAAGCTGTTTCTGCTTGGCGCAATTGTCGGATGCCTGTTTTCGTTCGGTGCGTTCGCCTTTGCCGTAGACAGTGCCCCGGCCGGAGGCGAGCTCTGCAAAGAGTGTCACGCCGCGGAAGTCCAGGAGTTCTCCAGCAACGTCCACTCGAAAGCTGGGGCCTACGGCTTCGCCGGCGCCAGTTGCGAGTCCTGCCACGGCGCCAGCGCTTCCCACGCCAGCACCGGCGATATCGCCGCGATCAGCAACCCTGCCAAGATCGACGTCGAGGCCGCTTCCGCCGGCTGCCTGAACTGCCACTCCAAGGGGAAAGGGCAGATGTTCTGGCATGGCAGCATCCACGAGTCCCAGAAGCTCGCCTGCGTCGCCTGTCATAAGATCCACGGCGGCAACGATAAGCTCCTCAGCAAAAAGACCGAAACAGAGCTCTGCATTACCTGCCACCTGGACGTGCGCGCGGACATGTTCAAGCGCTCCAAGCATCCGATGCGTGACGCTTCCACCCCTTCCGGCGAGGGCAAAATGACCTGTTCCTCCTGCCACAACGTCCACGGCGCCAAAGGCGAGAAGCTGATCGACGCCAAATCTTTCAACGACAAGTGCTACGAATGTCACCAGGAGAAAAAGGCCCCGCTGCTTTGGGAGCATTCCCCGGTGAAGGAAGATTGCATGACCTGCCACACCCCCCACGGATCCTCCAACGACAAGATGCTGGTCACCAAGGTGCCGCGCCTTTGCCAGCAGTGCCATATGCAGGGACGCCACCAAAGCGGGGCCTTGGGGATGAATTCCACCTATGCGATCAACAGGGGGTGCCTGAACTGCCATTCCCAGGTCCACGGTTCCAACAACCCGTCCGGCGCGATACTGCAGCGCTAGCAACAGATCTAATCATTACTGGGAGGATAGATAATGAAGCGAAAAAGCTTTAGATATGCTGCGGTGTCCATGCTTGCGACGGCAATCGCCTGCGGCACGGCACTGGCGGAAAGTGGCAAGGCGACCATTCACGGCGAAGTGAACGCAGGTATTCAACAGACGAAACTCGACGGCGCCAACGGAAAGTTCCAGGAGTACCGCGACATCGAAGAAGGTGTGGTTCTGAACGACGTCCGCGTGAAAGTGAATGGCGCTGAAACTCCGTATTACCTGGACCTCAAGGCGAAGGACGTGTCCCAGGACGACGAGTCGTACGCCGTCAAGGGCGGGGTGCACGGCAAGTACAACTTCGGTCTTCTCTATGACAAGACCCCGCACAATTTCAGCGACGGCAAGCTGATCCTTAACCACGTCGGCGGCGGGGTCTTCCGTGTCGCCGACCCGATCCAGTCGGCGCTGCAGGCAAACGAGGTGCTGCGCTCCGGCCGTGTGGCCTCCGGCGGAATCATAAACCCGGCGGACGCCACTAATCAGGCGCTGGACGCCGGTATGGTCAACATCGTGAACAACCTGTACTCCAACTCGGCTAATCCGGTGAAGTACGGGCTGAAAAGGAACAAGACCGGTTTCAGCTTCGACTTCGCTCCGGTTGAGGACGTCAAGGTCTGGACCAAGGTGAACAGTGAGAAGCGGACCGGGACCAGGCGCATCAACCAGGGGACCTACGAGAGGTTCACCGCCAACGCCGGGACTTCCCCGGTTCCCCTGACCTCCGGCAACGTGCACCTCGTCGACTATTTCCTGGTAGCTGGGGTTGAACTCCCTGAGGTGATCGATTACCGCACCACTACCATGAGCGTCGGCGCCGGTGTCTACAAGAAAAAGTGGCTCGCGGACGCGGAGTACACCTTCACCAACTTCGAGAACAAGATCAATTCTCTGGTGTGGGACAACCCGTTCCGGCTGACCTCGGCGCAGGCCTCAGGCGCCGGTAACGCCACCGCCGCCTTGGGCGACAACGGTTTCAACCGCGGGCGCTCCGCACTGGGGCAGATCACCCTCTCCCCGGACAGCAAGTCCCACGATATAAGCCTGAACGGGTCGGTAGAGCTCCCGCTGCACAGCAGGTTCACCGGCAACGTGAGCTACGGCTGGGTCACCCAGGACGAGGCATTTGACCCCTACACCCTCAATAGCGCAATCGGCACGACTTTCCCGGGCGCGGGCGCTCCGTTCGCCTCCACCTTGGCGCTGCCGCAGGGGAGCCTGAACGGGGAAGTCGCAACTTTGTTCCAGAGCTACCAGTTGACAAGCAAGCCCACCGACTCGCTGGCTGTCACCGCCCGCTACCGCTACTATGACTACAACAACAAATCGGACAACATAACCTTCCCTGGCTACGCTGCGTTTGGCGATTCCTACTGGAGAACCGAAAGGGCCGACGTGAGCGCGAGCCTCACCGACATTCCGGTCCGCAACGAGGCGCTCTCCTTTACCCGCCAGAATGCCGAAATCTCGGTTGATTACCATGTTCTCAAGCCGCTGACGCTGATCGTGGAAGGGTTCTGGGAGGATTGGGACCGCGAGCAACTGCGCATCGACGGCACCACCGAATTTGGGGTAGGCGGCGGGTTCGTGTACCAGCCGGCCAGGAGCACCAAGCTCAAGGGCAACTACCGTTACTCGCACCGCGCGGTCGATGGCTACAAGCCGGGCAACAGCTCCGAAAGCCCCGAGGCCATCGGGCTCCAGAACTATGACTGGGCCGACAGGAACCGTCAGAAGGCGGACTTGAGGCTGCAGACGACGCCGATCCAGGCAGTCACCGTGGGACTTTCCGGGCAGTATCTCAAAGACGAGTTCGGCGGCGAGAACAGGTTCGGGCTCAAGCAAAACGACAGCGTAACCGGCGCCATCGACGTGAACTACGCCATGTCCGACAGGGTCTCGATCTATGCGAGCTACGCCAAAGACTACCGCAAGGGCTTCATGCAGTCCGCTGCCAAGGATGACGTCTTCAACGCCGTCAGCAGCCTCGACGATGCCTTCACCACCGGTGCGGCAGGTGGCAACTTCAACCCGTTCAACTACTGGAACTCCTCCATCTACGAGAAAGTCGACACGGTCGGTCTGGGCGTAAGCTTCCAGGTGATTCCCGAGAAGCTCACCCTGAACACGAACTACAACGTTTCCTACAGCAAGATGGACGTCAACACCTACAACCCGAACGGCGTCCCGACCAAGCTCAGCAACGCGACAGCCCAGGACTGGAACACCATCACCAACAAGTACCAGGAGTTGAAGGCTGATCTCGGCTACAGCTTCACCAGGAACCTCAAAGCGGGCGTCACCTACATGTACGAGCTGTTCATGCAGGACGACTTCACCCAGACTGGCGCCTACACCGCCGGCAACACCTACGAGAACAGCACCAAGTACCTCTACACCGGCGCGAACAACTTCAGCTACGACGCGCATGTGTTCGGAGCCTATGTGAACTACAAGTTCTAAAAAAAAGCACTTCCTGGGTATGTTATGGGGCGCCGGCAACGGCGCCCTTTTTTCTTTGCGCAAGCTTATTGCCGGCTCGCGCCAGCCCTACCTCTCCCTCCTCACCTAAAGCAGCCATGACGGAGGCCCGAAAGTGCGAGCATGCCGTAGCGCTTTGATTCGAAGGCGTGTATAGTTCCAAGCTGTTATCCTATCCCACCCCACGAAGGTGCACATGGATCCGATCAGAAAACCGGCTTGGCTGCAGAAGAAGATCACCCCTGTGGCCCATGCGGAGATGGAGGGGCTTCTGAAGGAGCTGCGCCTGAACACGGTCTGCCAGCAGGCGCGCTGTCCCAACATCACTGAATGCTTCGGCAAGCGACAGGCGACCTTCCTCATCCTTGGTCGTATCTGCACGCGTCTATGCTCGTTTTGTTCCGTCTCGAAGGAGGCCCCTCTTCCCGTGGAACCGGGAGAGGCTGCCTCGGTCGCTGAAGCGGTGAAGCGGCTGGGCCTCTCTCACGTCGTCATAACCAGCCCCACCCGCGACGATCTCGCCGACGGTGGCGCATCGATGTATGCGGAAACGGTCGCCAGCATCCGGAGCGTCTCTCCCGGTACCAAGGTCGAGCTGCTGATCCCCGACTTCCGCGGGGACGGGGCGGCGCTCGCCGCGGTGGTCGAGAGCGCCCCGGACATCCTGGGGCATAACCTGGAGACTGTGCCGCGGCTCTACTACATCCGCAGCGGTGCGGATTACCAGAGATCTCTTGATCTCTTGGCCCAGGCGCGCCTGCTGGCTCCTGACCTCAACACCAAATCCGGCTTGATGCTTGGTCTCGGGGAAGAGGAAACTGAACTCTTCGCCGTCTTGGAGGACCTGCTGAAGGTGGGATGCCGGTACTTGAGCCTGGGACAATATTTGGCGCCCAGCCGGATGCACCATCCGGTGCAGCGTTATGTCGAGCCGGAGCTGTTCGAGTTCTACAAGGAGAGGGCGCTGGCGATGGGGTTCGAGCACGTGGAGAGCGCCCCGTATGTGAGGAGCAGCTACCACGCCGAAAACTACCTGGAGGCCCACCCGTAAGCCCACCATAAAGCAGCAGTTGCCCTGTTATTCCAGTACCCTCCCCCGGAGGGGGGGTGGTAGGGAGGGGGCTCCAGTGCGGCCAAATAGCTCCCCCCTTGCGGGGAGGGGAGAGCGGCGTAATGTCTTGGGTACTTGCGCCAAGGATGGAAAGCTGGTGAGTCGACCCTGTAAACGAGCAGAAGCGGCATCCCCGTCCATAGCCATCTGGCTGTAATGGGGGGAATGCCGCTTCCGTTATTTGCTTCAAAGAGTGGTTTACTCCGCGAGAAGCCTCTTGATGGTATCTTCCATCGCTTTGGCAGTCTCGTCGGAAAAGCCCTGAAACTTCCCGGCCACTATCCCTTTCTTGTTGATGATGTACATCGTCGGGATGGAGCGGAGGCCGTAATCTGCCTGCATTTCCTCGCCTGCGATCGCCACCGGATAGCTGATCCTTCTTTCGCCGATGAAGGACCTCACTTCGCGGTCGCTCCCTTCATCCACGCTGACGCCCAGGATCTGCAAACCCTGCTTGCCGTACTTCTGCCTCAGCGCGTTCAGGTGCGGGATCGACTCCTTGCAGGGTATGCACCAGGTGGCGAAGAAATCCATCACCAGCACGTAACCCTTGTAGTTGTTGAGCGTGATCGGCTGCCCGGAGGTCGTCACCAACTTGATGGGAGGCGCCGCCTCCCCTTTCTGCAGTATGGCGGCTGCCGGTTGCGTGGATAGCAGCAGGCCGGCAAGAGCCAGGGGGACAACTCTTACTGCAAACTTCTGAAACGGGATCTGCATTTTCATTTAGAGCGCCTTCTTGATCAGGGCCTCCAGCTGTGCTTTGGGTATCGCGCCGACGACCTGGTCCACGACTTTACCGTCCTTCAGCAGGATGACCGTGGGGATGCCTCGCACCCCGTATTTGCCGGGCGTTGCCGGGTTGTCGTCGACGTTTACCTTGCCAACTTTTACGCGTCCTTCATACTCCGACGCTACGGTATCGATGAGCGGAGCGATTGCTTTGCAGGGGGCGCACCAGGTGGCCCAGAAGTCAACCAGCACAGGGATGTCGGACTGGAGCACTTCCTTCTCAAAGTTGTCGTCGGTAAAGGTGTGTACGTTTTCGCTGGCCATGAACCCTCTCCTTTAATAAAAAAAGTGACTCCTACTATAAATGAGCGGATGAAAAATGCAAGGGGTAACTTGGGCGCGGTATTAGAGGTGGTTAAAGGGCTTTGGCCGTCCAGTTAACCTTCTTTAGAGCGGAAAAAACAAAGCCCGGGCTCTTGCCTTTCCTGTCAGTCGTATTCAAGGTTGACAGTGACGCGGCTTAAGGCCATATTGGCGCAAATCCTGAATCGGAGAGCCAAGTTGCGCTACTACCCGATAAACATCGACCTGCATGACCAGAGCGTGGTGATCGTGGGGGGCGGAAAGGTTGCCGCCAGAAAGGCCAACCGGCTAATAGCCGCCGGCGCCCGTCTTACCGTGGTCGCGCCCATACTCGCGCCGACGCTTGCGGAGCTGGCGAAGAAGGGGGCGCTGCGGCACCTGGAAAGAGATTACCGCCACGGCGACTTGGCCGGTGCCTTGCTCGCCTTCGCCGCTACCGATAACCCGTTGTTGAACCGCGAGGTTGCAGCCGAGGCGAAGGAGCGCGGCATCCTGGTCGACGTGGTGGACGCCCCGCGTCAGAGCGCTTTCACCACCCCCGCAGTACTGGAACAGGGGGATCTGCTGATCACCGTGTCGACAGGGGGTGCCAGCCCGTCATTGTCACGGCAGATCGTCGCCATGATCGAGCCGCTTTTCGGTCCCGAATATGCCGAAGCTGTATCGCTTTTAGGTACTGCCCGTGAAAAGCTATTGACTGAAAAGGTTGTGAACGAATACAATGACCCGGTTTTTGCCGAGCTGGCAGCGCTTGATCTCCCCGCGCTGATCAAAAACGGGCAGAGAGATGTAATAGACCAGATACTCCTAAAGCTCTCCGCTACCGGGGCTCGACCTGGCCCGGATGGGGCTGATAAAAAGGAACCGTCATGAACGCCTTGCTCTTCAACTGCACCCTGGTCATCTACGCAGTCGCCACCGTCATCTACCTGGCTTACCTGGTCAAGCCCAAGCAATCACTGGGACTTGCCGGCTTCTGGCTCACTGTTGCAGGCTTCCTGGTGCATCTCGGCTTCACGCTTGACCGTTTCGTCGAAGCGGGGCACACCCCGATCACCAATCTCCACGAGTCGCTTTCCTTCTTCAGCATGGCGACCGTCGGCATCTTCATCTTGTTCGAGCGGCGCTACAAGGTATCCATCCTCGGGTCCTTCGTGATGCCGCTGGCGCTCTTGATCCTAGCCATCTCGGCGACCTTCTCGGCCGTCATCCCGCCGCTCAACCCCGCGCTCAAGAGCAAATGGCTCGCCGTCCACACCATCATGGCTTTCCTTGGGTACGCCGCCTTTGCCATCTCCTTCGGCGTCAGCGTCATGTACCTGATCCAGTCGCATTTCCTGAAGAAGCGCCGGCTCGGGCCTATGTTCCAGAAGCTGCCGCCGCTCGACATGCTGGACGACATCAGCTACCGCTGCCTTACCTTCGGGTTCCCGCTGCTCACTTTCGCCATCATCTCCGGCGCCATCTGGGCCGAAACCGCGTGGGGCACCTACTGGAGCTGGGACCCCAAGGAAACCTGGTCGCTCATCACCTGGTTCATCTACGCGGCGCTTTTGCACGGCAGGCTCACCACCGGCTGGCGCGGCAGGAAGGCTGCCATGCTTTCCATTTTCGGCTTTGTCATCATGCTCTTCACCTTCCTCGGCGTGAATCTTCTCCTGTCGGGGCTGCACAGCTACAAGTAAGGGCGAAAGAGGCGGCAACCGCTTTTCGGTTGTGAATCTCAGCAAGGGGCAGGATTGTTATGAATATTATTGTGGTTGGGCTGTCACATAAAACTGCCGCAGTTGAAATAAGGGAAAAGGTAGCCTTCGCCCCGACCCAGATGGAAAAACCGCTCCAGGCCGTGGTGGCGCTTCCGGACATCACCGAGGCGGTCATCGTCTCCACCTGCAACAGGGTCGAGATCTACGCCACCACGCGCGACGTAGCCGGTGGGATGGCAAGGATCAAGCGCTTCCTGGCGGATTACCACAACGTCCCCCTGGAGACGCTGGAGAAGCACCTCTACAGCTACCACGGCGAAGATGCCACCCGTCACGTCTTCCGGGTCGCCTCCAGCCTCGATTCCATGGTGGTGGGCGAGCCGCAGATCCTCGGACAGATCAAGACCTCCTACGGCTACGCAGCCGAGTTCAAGAGCTCCGGCATCATACTGAACCGGTTCCTGCACAAGGCCTTCTCCGTCGCCAAGAGGGTCCGCACCGAGACCAAGATCGCCTCCTCCGCCGTGTCCGTCGCTTTCGCCGCGGTCGAACTGGCCAAGAAGATCTTCGGGGAGCTCTCCGACAAGACGGTCCTTCTGATCGGGGCCGGAGAGATGTGCGAGCTTGCCGCCAAGCACTTCATCAACGTCGGCGTGCGCGGCGTCATGGTCACCAACCGCACCTACGAGCGCGCCGAGAAGCTGGCCGAAGAGTTCGACGCGAAGCCGGTCCATTTCGAGGCGTTGATGGAGACGCTTCCCAAGGCCGATATCATCCTCTCCTCCACCGGCGCTCCCCATTTCATCATCCACGAAAAGGACATGGAGGACGTGCTGCGCCGCCGCAAGCACAAGCCGATGTTCTTCATCGATATCGCTGTGCCCCGCGACATCGACCCCAAGGTCAACGACGTGGAGAACTGTTATCTCTACACCGTCGACGATCTGAACGGCGTCGTAGCCACCAACTTGGAGCAGCGCAAAATCGAGGCGGCCAAGGCCGAGGCGATCGTCGAGCAGGAGATCGGGCAGTTCTTCAAGTGGCTCTCCTCCCTCGAGGTGACCCCGACCATCGTGGCGCTCAGAACCCATTTTGATGAGATCCGCAAAGCCGAGCTATCCAAAACCATCTCCGGATGGAAGGATCTTCCCCCCGGCGCGGAGAAGAAGCTCGACGCGCTGACCAACGCCATCATGAACAAGCTGTTGCACCAGCCCACCAGCGTG from Citrifermentans bremense harbors:
- a CDS encoding DmsE family decaheme c-type cytochrome, which codes for MSKRSVPKKLFLLGAIVGCLFSFGAFAFAVDSAPAGGELCKECHAAEVQEFSSNVHSKAGAYGFAGASCESCHGASASHASTGDIAAISNPAKIDVEAASAGCLNCHSKGKGQMFWHGSIHESQKLACVACHKIHGGNDKLLSKKTETELCITCHLDVRADMFKRSKHPMRDASTPSGEGKMTCSSCHNVHGAKGEKLIDAKSFNDKCYECHQEKKAPLLWEHSPVKEDCMTCHTPHGSSNDKMLVTKVPRLCQQCHMQGRHQSGALGMNSTYAINRGCLNCHSQVHGSNNPSGAILQR
- a CDS encoding MtrB/PioB family decaheme-associated outer membrane protein, which codes for MKRKSFRYAAVSMLATAIACGTALAESGKATIHGEVNAGIQQTKLDGANGKFQEYRDIEEGVVLNDVRVKVNGAETPYYLDLKAKDVSQDDESYAVKGGVHGKYNFGLLYDKTPHNFSDGKLILNHVGGGVFRVADPIQSALQANEVLRSGRVASGGIINPADATNQALDAGMVNIVNNLYSNSANPVKYGLKRNKTGFSFDFAPVEDVKVWTKVNSEKRTGTRRINQGTYERFTANAGTSPVPLTSGNVHLVDYFLVAGVELPEVIDYRTTTMSVGAGVYKKKWLADAEYTFTNFENKINSLVWDNPFRLTSAQASGAGNATAALGDNGFNRGRSALGQITLSPDSKSHDISLNGSVELPLHSRFTGNVSYGWVTQDEAFDPYTLNSAIGTTFPGAGAPFASTLALPQGSLNGEVATLFQSYQLTSKPTDSLAVTARYRYYDYNNKSDNITFPGYAAFGDSYWRTERADVSASLTDIPVRNEALSFTRQNAEISVDYHVLKPLTLIVEGFWEDWDREQLRIDGTTEFGVGGGFVYQPARSTKLKGNYRYSHRAVDGYKPGNSSESPEAIGLQNYDWADRNRQKADLRLQTTPIQAVTVGLSGQYLKDEFGGENRFGLKQNDSVTGAIDVNYAMSDRVSIYASYAKDYRKGFMQSAAKDDVFNAVSSLDDAFTTGAAGGNFNPFNYWNSSIYEKVDTVGLGVSFQVIPEKLTLNTNYNVSYSKMDVNTYNPNGVPTKLSNATAQDWNTITNKYQELKADLGYSFTRNLKAGVTYMYELFMQDDFTQTGAYTAGNTYENSTKYLYTGANNFSYDAHVFGAYVNYKF
- the lipA gene encoding lipoyl synthase, producing MDPIRKPAWLQKKITPVAHAEMEGLLKELRLNTVCQQARCPNITECFGKRQATFLILGRICTRLCSFCSVSKEAPLPVEPGEAASVAEAVKRLGLSHVVITSPTRDDLADGGASMYAETVASIRSVSPGTKVELLIPDFRGDGAALAAVVESAPDILGHNLETVPRLYYIRSGADYQRSLDLLAQARLLAPDLNTKSGLMLGLGEEETELFAVLEDLLKVGCRYLSLGQYLAPSRMHHPVQRYVEPELFEFYKERALAMGFEHVESAPYVRSSYHAENYLEAHP
- a CDS encoding TlpA disulfide reductase family protein, which translates into the protein MKMQIPFQKFAVRVVPLALAGLLLSTQPAAAILQKGEAAPPIKLVTTSGQPITLNNYKGYVLVMDFFATWCIPCKESIPHLNALRQKYGKQGLQILGVSVDEGSDREVRSFIGERRISYPVAIAGEEMQADYGLRSIPTMYIINKKGIVAGKFQGFSDETAKAMEDTIKRLLAE
- the trxA gene encoding thioredoxin codes for the protein MASENVHTFTDDNFEKEVLQSDIPVLVDFWATWCAPCKAIAPLIDTVASEYEGRVKVGKVNVDDNPATPGKYGVRGIPTVILLKDGKVVDQVVGAIPKAQLEALIKKAL
- a CDS encoding precorrin-2 dehydrogenase/sirohydrochlorin ferrochelatase family protein, whose translation is MRYYPINIDLHDQSVVIVGGGKVAARKANRLIAAGARLTVVAPILAPTLAELAKKGALRHLERDYRHGDLAGALLAFAATDNPLLNREVAAEAKERGILVDVVDAPRQSAFTTPAVLEQGDLLITVSTGGASPSLSRQIVAMIEPLFGPEYAEAVSLLGTAREKLLTEKVVNEYNDPVFAELAALDLPALIKNGQRDVIDQILLKLSATGARPGPDGADKKEPS
- the ccsB gene encoding c-type cytochrome biogenesis protein CcsB, with protein sequence MNALLFNCTLVIYAVATVIYLAYLVKPKQSLGLAGFWLTVAGFLVHLGFTLDRFVEAGHTPITNLHESLSFFSMATVGIFILFERRYKVSILGSFVMPLALLILAISATFSAVIPPLNPALKSKWLAVHTIMAFLGYAAFAISFGVSVMYLIQSHFLKKRRLGPMFQKLPPLDMLDDISYRCLTFGFPLLTFAIISGAIWAETAWGTYWSWDPKETWSLITWFIYAALLHGRLTTGWRGRKAAMLSIFGFVIMLFTFLGVNLLLSGLHSYK
- the hemA gene encoding glutamyl-tRNA reductase, with amino-acid sequence MNIIVVGLSHKTAAVEIREKVAFAPTQMEKPLQAVVALPDITEAVIVSTCNRVEIYATTRDVAGGMARIKRFLADYHNVPLETLEKHLYSYHGEDATRHVFRVASSLDSMVVGEPQILGQIKTSYGYAAEFKSSGIILNRFLHKAFSVAKRVRTETKIASSAVSVAFAAVELAKKIFGELSDKTVLLIGAGEMCELAAKHFINVGVRGVMVTNRTYERAEKLAEEFDAKPVHFEALMETLPKADIILSSTGAPHFIIHEKDMEDVLRRRKHKPMFFIDIAVPRDIDPKVNDVENCYLYTVDDLNGVVATNLEQRKIEAAKAEAIVEQEIGQFFKWLSSLEVTPTIVALRTHFDEIRKAELSKTISGWKDLPPGAEKKLDALTNAIMNKLLHQPTSVLKRTDQGNRNDLYVDALRNLFDLEVAGESQDNMMDLED